A genome region from Streptomyces antimycoticus includes the following:
- the phnC gene encoding phosphonate ABC transporter ATP-binding protein, translating into MTAPAPTATAATATATATTGSPVTAGEPVIRLDGLTKRFGTGADSLLAVDDVSFEVRPGEVVALLGLSGSGKSTLLSLLDGLQAPTSGDGTVLGTALARADRSELRALRRRIGFVFQQFHLVGRLSVLENVCTGALGSLRGPRLGLLSYPRAVRERALDGLEQVGLAAHAFQRADTLSGGQQQRVAVARALMQEPGLLLADEPVASLDPESSAQVMRLLARVAQERELTVLCSLHQVDLALSWAHRIIGLRAGRVVMDVATEGIDRATVMRLYEEVAAGSAEGVAAAVAVGSAVPPRPAAAPGSVPAPAAASAAFTKGD; encoded by the coding sequence GTGACGGCCCCGGCCCCCACCGCCACCGCGGCCACTGCCACTGCCACTGCCACCACCGGCTCCCCGGTCACCGCCGGGGAGCCGGTGATCCGGCTGGACGGTCTGACGAAGCGGTTCGGCACCGGCGCGGACTCGCTGCTCGCCGTGGACGATGTGTCCTTCGAGGTGCGGCCCGGCGAGGTCGTGGCGCTGCTGGGGCTCTCCGGCTCCGGCAAGTCGACGTTGCTCTCGCTGCTCGACGGCCTCCAGGCGCCGACCTCCGGCGACGGCACCGTCCTCGGCACCGCGCTGGCCCGGGCCGACCGGTCCGAACTGCGCGCGCTGCGCCGCCGAATCGGCTTCGTCTTCCAGCAGTTCCACCTGGTCGGGCGGCTCAGCGTGCTGGAGAACGTGTGCACCGGCGCCCTCGGGTCGCTGCGCGGACCCCGGCTGGGGCTGCTCAGCTACCCGCGGGCGGTGCGGGAACGCGCACTGGACGGGCTGGAACAGGTGGGCCTGGCCGCACACGCCTTCCAGCGGGCGGACACCCTCTCCGGCGGCCAGCAGCAGCGCGTCGCCGTGGCCCGCGCCCTGATGCAGGAACCGGGCCTGCTGCTCGCCGACGAGCCGGTCGCCTCCCTCGACCCCGAGTCCTCGGCCCAGGTCATGCGGCTGCTGGCGCGCGTCGCCCAGGAGCGGGAACTGACCGTGCTGTGCAGCCTGCACCAGGTCGACCTGGCGCTGTCCTGGGCGCACCGGATCATCGGCCTGCGGGCGGGCCGGGTCGTCATGGACGTGGCCACCGAGGGCATCGACCGCGCCACGGTGATGCGGCTGTACGAGGAGGTGGCCGCCGGGAGCGCCGAGGGCGTGGCCGCCGCCGTCGCGGTCGGTTCGGCCGTCCCTCCCCGCCCCGCCGCCGCTCCCGGATCCGTCCCCGCCCCGGCGGCCGCGTCGGCGGCGTTCACGAAGGGGGACTGA
- a CDS encoding phosphate/phosphite/phosphonate ABC transporter substrate-binding protein: MPRHLRLPLAAALLPLVLTACGASASDNGSTSEGRDPDTLVVAAIPSENSTSLAQQYAPLVKLLKAETGKKVRMQKATSYAAVIEAQRAHKADIALYGPLSYVVAKDSGVDVKLSGALVTAKGAKPGYKSYGITRSGSKDINSLADFKGHKVCFVDPTSTSGYLYPQAGLLKAGVKAADYTKVMAGGHDASALSVASGDCDAGFAFDTMVDSDLIKQGKLKKGQLKTVWKSSEIPGSPAAVSTDLTASLQKKIVDAFLTKGNADYMESKGYCSGDGCMIDGNWGFAAVKDSDYDSVRAVCDATKDAQCKDGS; the protein is encoded by the coding sequence ATGCCTCGCCACCTCCGCCTTCCCCTCGCCGCCGCGCTGCTGCCGCTCGTGCTCACGGCCTGCGGCGCCAGTGCCTCGGACAACGGTTCCACGTCGGAGGGACGGGATCCCGACACGCTGGTGGTCGCGGCGATCCCGTCCGAGAACTCCACCTCCCTCGCCCAGCAGTACGCCCCGCTCGTCAAGCTGCTGAAGGCCGAGACCGGCAAGAAGGTCCGGATGCAGAAGGCGACCAGCTACGCCGCCGTCATCGAGGCGCAGCGGGCGCACAAGGCGGACATCGCCCTCTACGGGCCGCTCTCCTACGTCGTCGCCAAGGACAGCGGAGTGGACGTGAAGCTGTCCGGCGCGCTGGTCACCGCCAAGGGTGCCAAGCCGGGCTACAAGTCGTACGGCATCACCCGCAGCGGCTCCAAGGACATCAACAGCCTCGCCGATTTCAAGGGCCACAAAGTGTGCTTCGTGGACCCGACCTCGACGTCCGGCTATCTCTACCCGCAGGCCGGTCTGCTGAAGGCGGGCGTGAAGGCCGCCGACTACACCAAGGTCATGGCGGGCGGTCACGACGCCTCGGCGCTGTCGGTCGCCTCCGGCGACTGCGACGCGGGGTTCGCCTTCGACACCATGGTGGACAGCGACCTGATCAAGCAGGGCAAGCTCAAGAAGGGTCAGCTGAAGACCGTCTGGAAGTCCTCCGAGATCCCCGGCTCGCCCGCCGCGGTCTCCACCGACCTCACCGCGAGTCTGCAGAAGAAGATCGTCGACGCGTTCCTGACCAAGGGCAACGCCGACTACATGGAGTCCAAGGGCTACTGCTCCGGTGACGGCTGCATGATCGACGGCAACTGGGGCTTCGCCGCGGTGAAGGACTCCGACTACGACAGCGTCCGCGCGGTCTGCGACGCGACCAAGGACGCGCAGTGCAAGGACGGCTCGTGA
- the ppk2 gene encoding polyphosphate kinase 2, producing MTTPPLLSELSDLRVDYSDHDDPVLIRPDGSPVDTWRENYPYPHRMERKEYEWHKRLQQIELLKLQSWIKETGRRLVIVFEGRDAAGKGGTIKRFTEHLNPRGARVVALEKPTERERGQWYFQRYVEHLPTAGEIVLFDRSWYNRAGVERVMGFCSQDEYQRFTRQAPLFERMLVDDGVDLVKFWFSVSRSEQRTRFTIRQVDPVRQWKLSPMDLASLDRWDDYTAAKVAMFRETDTEYAPWTVVKSNDKKRARVEAMRSVLARFDYTDKDEAVVGVADPRIVGAAAGLLEAGEDDTDDTADDTADDTNGATNDSGGVDRR from the coding sequence ATGACAACGCCGCCCTTGCTGTCCGAGCTGTCCGACCTGCGGGTCGACTACAGCGACCACGACGACCCCGTGCTCATCCGGCCGGACGGAAGCCCGGTCGACACCTGGCGGGAGAACTACCCGTACCCGCACCGCATGGAGCGCAAGGAGTACGAGTGGCACAAGCGGCTGCAGCAGATCGAACTGCTGAAGTTGCAGAGCTGGATCAAGGAGACCGGACGCCGGCTCGTCATCGTCTTCGAAGGTCGGGACGCGGCCGGCAAGGGCGGCACGATCAAGCGCTTCACCGAGCACCTCAACCCGCGCGGCGCACGGGTCGTCGCCCTGGAGAAGCCCACCGAGCGCGAACGTGGCCAGTGGTATTTCCAGCGGTACGTGGAGCATCTGCCGACCGCTGGTGAGATCGTGCTCTTCGACCGGTCCTGGTACAACCGGGCCGGCGTCGAGCGGGTCATGGGCTTCTGCTCGCAGGACGAGTACCAGCGCTTCACCCGGCAGGCGCCGCTGTTCGAGCGGATGCTCGTGGACGACGGCGTCGACCTGGTGAAGTTCTGGTTCTCGGTGTCCCGGAGCGAGCAGCGCACCCGCTTCACCATCCGCCAGGTGGATCCCGTACGGCAGTGGAAGCTCAGCCCGATGGACCTGGCCTCGCTGGACCGCTGGGACGACTACACCGCCGCGAAGGTGGCCATGTTCCGGGAGACGGACACGGAGTACGCGCCCTGGACGGTGGTCAAGAGCAACGACAAGAAGCGGGCCCGCGTCGAGGCCATGCGCAGTGTGCTCGCCCGCTTCGACTACACCGACAAGGACGAGGCGGTCGTCGGCGTCGCCGACCCGCGCATCGTGGGCGCGGCGGCGGGCCTGCTGGAGGCGGGCGAGGACGACACCGACGACACGGCCGACGACACGGCCGACGACACGAACGGCGCCACCAACGACAGCGGCGGCGTCGACCGGCGCTGA
- a CDS encoding inorganic phosphate transporter has product MDHITFLVAVVIVTALAFDFTNGFHDTANAMATSIATGALTPRTAVLVSGILNIVGAFLSTEVAKTISGGIVDDTLVTPGMIFAELVGAILWNLLTWLVGLPSSSSHALFGGLIGAVWVGAGSHGVHFDKVAEKVLIPAVASPIVAGAAALLATYLAYRLTDRARKKSVTKGFRIGQIASASLVSLAHGTNDAQKTMGVITLTLISAGSLGHDAGPPLWVIASAGLAIGLGTYLGGWRIIRTMGKGLTEIQSPQGFAAETASTTVILTSAHLGFALSTTQVASGSILGAGLGRRLAEVRWGVAGRMVIAWMVTLPAAALVGGVSASVVKSGGDIGAAVVALVGAALAGGIVLLSRRNPVDAKNVNDAHEVTIRTEPPAKIGTAA; this is encoded by the coding sequence ATGGACCACATCACCTTCTTGGTGGCGGTCGTCATCGTCACGGCCCTCGCCTTCGACTTCACCAACGGCTTCCACGACACGGCCAACGCGATGGCCACATCCATCGCCACCGGTGCGCTCACCCCCAGAACCGCGGTTCTGGTGAGCGGGATCCTCAACATCGTCGGCGCCTTCCTCTCCACCGAGGTCGCCAAGACCATCTCCGGTGGCATCGTCGACGACACCCTGGTCACCCCGGGCATGATCTTCGCGGAGCTGGTCGGGGCGATCCTCTGGAATCTGCTGACCTGGCTGGTCGGGCTGCCGTCGAGTTCGTCGCACGCCCTGTTCGGCGGGCTCATCGGGGCCGTGTGGGTCGGTGCGGGCTCTCATGGCGTGCACTTCGACAAGGTGGCCGAGAAGGTGCTGATACCCGCGGTGGCCTCGCCGATCGTGGCCGGTGCCGCCGCGCTGCTGGCCACCTACCTCGCGTACCGGCTCACCGACCGCGCCCGCAAGAAGTCGGTGACCAAGGGCTTCCGGATCGGCCAGATCGCCTCGGCCTCGCTCGTCTCCCTCGCGCACGGCACGAACGACGCGCAGAAGACCATGGGCGTCATCACGCTGACCCTGATCTCGGCGGGCTCCCTCGGCCATGACGCCGGTCCGCCGCTGTGGGTGATCGCCTCCGCCGGGCTCGCCATCGGCCTCGGCACCTACCTGGGCGGCTGGCGGATCATCCGCACCATGGGCAAGGGTCTGACCGAGATCCAGTCGCCGCAGGGCTTCGCCGCCGAAACCGCCTCCACCACCGTCATCCTCACCTCCGCGCACCTGGGCTTCGCCCTGTCCACCACGCAGGTCGCCTCCGGCAGCATCCTGGGTGCCGGGCTCGGCCGACGGCTGGCAGAGGTGCGCTGGGGTGTCGCGGGCCGCATGGTGATCGCCTGGATGGTCACGCTGCCCGCCGCCGCGCTGGTCGGCGGCGTCTCCGCGAGCGTGGTCAAGAGCGGCGGAGACATCGGCGCGGCGGTCGTCGCCCTGGTCGGCGCGGCCCTCGCCGGGGGCATCGTGCTCCTCTCCCGCCGGAACCCGGTGGACGCGAAGAACGTCAACGACGCCCACGAGGTCACCATCCGCACCGAGCCGCCGGCCAAGATCGGCACGGCCGCGTAA
- a CDS encoding alpha/beta fold hydrolase — MVASPALGSGRGRTRARVAAAGCAMAVCATVAAPAAAQDDTSRGKPTVVLIHGAFADGSSWNGVIQRLERRGYRVIAPANPLRGLYTDSTYIASVLDSVKGPIVLVGHSYGGAVISSAAAGHPRVKSLVYVSSLMPDKGESGQSLAARFPSELATATRAVPYRAGDGMRGKDLYLKRDKLHRVFAADLPASTAKLLAATQRPATTATFSEKAKVAAWRQIPSWVLVAKQDKTINPRQERFQAKRARSRTVEINSSHVALIAHPQEVTDLIIKAATATGKARPTPAAKPSDSRAGAKSRPADTAAAWVTGGAAALLLGGGALVLGHRRRRRSRSSLR; from the coding sequence ATGGTGGCGTCTCCGGCTCTCGGCTCCGGGCGCGGACGGACCCGCGCACGTGTCGCGGCGGCCGGATGTGCCATGGCGGTGTGCGCGACCGTGGCGGCTCCGGCCGCCGCGCAGGACGACACGTCCCGCGGAAAGCCCACGGTGGTGCTGATCCATGGCGCGTTCGCGGACGGCTCCAGCTGGAACGGTGTCATCCAGCGCCTGGAGCGCCGCGGTTACCGCGTCATCGCCCCCGCCAACCCGCTGCGCGGTCTGTACACCGACTCCACCTACATCGCCTCCGTCCTGGACAGCGTCAAGGGCCCGATCGTGCTGGTGGGCCACTCCTACGGCGGCGCGGTCATCAGCTCGGCCGCGGCGGGCCACCCCCGGGTGAAGTCGCTGGTGTACGTGTCCTCCCTGATGCCCGACAAGGGCGAGAGCGGCCAGTCGCTGGCCGCCCGGTTCCCCAGCGAACTCGCCACCGCCACCAGGGCGGTCCCCTACCGGGCCGGTGACGGCATGCGGGGCAAGGACCTGTACCTCAAGCGGGACAAGCTCCACCGGGTCTTCGCCGCGGACCTCCCGGCCAGTACGGCGAAGCTGCTGGCGGCGACCCAACGGCCCGCCACCACGGCCACGTTCTCGGAGAAGGCCAAGGTGGCGGCGTGGCGGCAGATCCCGTCCTGGGTCCTCGTGGCCAAGCAGGACAAGACCATCAACCCCCGGCAGGAGCGGTTCCAGGCCAAGCGCGCCCGCTCTCGCACTGTGGAGATCAACTCCTCCCACGTGGCCCTGATCGCGCACCCCCAGGAGGTCACCGACCTCATCATCAAGGCCGCCACGGCCACCGGCAAGGCCCGGCCGACGCCCGCCGCCAAGCCTTCCGACTCCCGCGCCGGAGCGAAGTCCCGGCCCGCCGACACGGCCGCCGCGTGGGTGACCGGGGGCGCGGCGGCCCTTCTGCTGGGCGGTGGGGCCCTCGTCCTCGGCCACCGCCGACGCCGGCGGTCGCGTTCTTCGCTCAGGTAG
- a CDS encoding response regulator transcription factor produces MIRVLLADDEHLIRGALASLLALEDDITVVAEAGTGDEALVMARAHRPDVAVLDLRMPGCDGVSVAATLRDTVPSCTSMIVTSHARGGALKQALGAGVRGFVPKTVSARRLAEIIRTVHTDGRYVDHELAADAIAAGESPLTPREAEMLSLAEDGAPVAEIASHAALSPGTVRNYLSAAAAELGAENRHVAARIARVRGWL; encoded by the coding sequence ATGATCAGGGTTCTGCTCGCGGACGACGAACACCTCATCCGCGGCGCCCTCGCCTCCCTCCTCGCGCTGGAGGACGACATCACCGTGGTGGCGGAGGCCGGAACCGGCGACGAGGCGTTGGTCATGGCCCGGGCACACCGCCCCGACGTGGCCGTCCTGGATCTGCGGATGCCCGGATGCGACGGGGTGTCGGTGGCGGCGACGCTGCGGGACACGGTGCCGAGTTGCACATCGATGATCGTCACCAGCCACGCCCGGGGCGGGGCGCTGAAACAAGCGTTGGGCGCGGGCGTGCGCGGCTTCGTGCCGAAGACGGTGTCCGCGCGGCGACTGGCGGAGATCATCCGTACGGTGCACACGGATGGCCGCTACGTCGACCACGAGCTGGCGGCGGACGCCATCGCCGCGGGTGAGTCGCCACTCACTCCCCGCGAGGCGGAAATGCTGTCACTGGCCGAGGACGGGGCACCGGTGGCGGAGATCGCGTCCCACGCCGCGCTGTCGCCCGGGACGGTGCGCAACTACCTGTCGGCGGCCGCCGCCGAACTCGGCGCGGAAAACCGCCACGTGGCGGCTCGCATCGCGCGCGTGCGCGGCTGGCTGTAG